CAATTTTAATTGGCTACCATCGGATAGACAAGTATAGTAGCCTTTCACGCTTAAAGTGAGTCATTCGAGCTTCGACTCATGCATTGTCAACCTATACTTTGCACAATGCGTTTAGCCGACTTGTCGGCGATGTACCCCTAGTCAAAGACTTCTTGCATAATTGTTGGGTAGGCTTAAAGGTACTACTTCATTCGATCAAACCAACAACAAAATAGGGAAAAGTatcggaaaaattttaaatttattgtatttatacaatttagtactaaatttttagttggactaatttaatcataaatatttttaaattagtaccaattcggtccacagaaatcaccgatgtggatatTAGCCGTCATACGTGACGCGGTTGGTGCTAACATAGAcatctttaataattttttaaaaataattttttatttcttttttttcattcgttctttgtttttcactttggctAGTGAAATGCCAGCAACCATCACCAGCCATTGGGCAAGGGTGAGCTAGCCCTCACCGACCTCTGACAAGGGTTGATTGGCCCTAGTCGGCCGCTAGCGAGGGTCACGACCCTCACCAAGATCCGGCGAGGACTAGGACCCTCGGCggacaaagtgaaaaaaataaaaaactatttaaaaatatccacatcggcGCCAGTTGGGCTACATGAGACGGCTAacgaccaaaattgatcggatagactgaattagtactaatgcgaaaaggtttatgactaaattgattcaattgaaaagtttagaactaaattggtaccgtgtaataagtttaggactttttttatacttttcccataACGAAACAAATTAATAGGAAATCACATTTTCTTTGACCGATAATTGAGATTGCTTTAGTTTGAGTTGAAAATGGGTCACAAATCAGTTCAAATCATACTATGGATACTTTTAGGTTCCGATTTAGTCAAAGGCATATCATGTCGATACCATAAGATTCGTCATAACTTGAAACAGTTACATTAAGTGAGAATCGAACCAAAGAGACGAGTTTCTCGAGACACAACTTCCCAACTATTTTACCAGTTTAAGGTTCTCCTAgttctaaccaaaaaaaaaaaaaaaattctcctaaGCCTAGCAAATGCTAATAACACATTGCTTGTTCATGAGCTTGAAAATGACTCTATAATCATCACCACTTTGAGCGAGACGACTGCATGAACTcaccaattaaatcaactaggatgtcaattttttttttcctttggtcgGAAACTAGGATGTCAATTCCAAAAGCATGAAATCTCAATCTTTTTTAATATAGAGCTTACACATATGTGTCTTGTAAGTAAAAGGAaactaaaaggtttaaaatgaGTGTAAAAACAGATAAAGGTATAAAAACGCAAATTTATTCACTTTTGACCTAATAACCACTTACATGCCTCTATCTTTATGAACATCATTCACATAATTCCCCTCCTTGCATACTCATTTTAGCATTTTGCTTAGGGTTTTGGTGATTTGgttttttaattggttttgggATGTGTGAGAATTTAGGATTTCGGGTAGACGTAGGACACGGGATTAATGATGTAAAAGTGCAAAGTGATTTCCAAATTGAGGGTCATCAATTCCCAGTTCGATCCCAACACCCCGAAATCGGGAATTGAATCAAAAGGACCGATCCCAATTTCAAGGATCGGGAATTGGACCGAATCGTCCTAGGATCGGACCgaccgatccgatccgattcgAGCGGTCCAATCATTGGACtggtctcattttttttgcGATTTTCCGTTAAATTATTCTCGTTAATAACATATCCATTGGACCATCTCTTGTTAATTGCATCACATCATCGCTAAACCTAAAATTCATACTAAGCATCTTACATTTATGTTTAGGTTTaagtttagggaaaaaaaattaaaatattattcggTCCAGTCGGTCCAATTGGGAACCGGAACGAACGTAACAATTTTCGATTTTACGGAATCAAggatcgaaccgaaccgatcgGTTCGGTCAGGTCCGGTCCAGGCGATTCTTGATTCGGTCAATTCATTATGACCGGCCCTGCTTCAAATGTAAAATTAAATGCATTTGATATTTGTAATAGTAGAGGTTTTTGGCAGTTATTGGGTACAAAATAAGGTATggttttccttaccaaaaaaaataaggtaTGGTTTGGGTACTTTTCGCATATGAATTTAGGTAACCattaaacaaaaatggaaaGTATCTATAGATCAAAGTGTTTCGATTTCCAATTAAACTCCATAATCTTAGATTAACATGATCATGGAGATTTTAACTGTGGAGATTTTCCCTCTCGAGAtctatttcaaaattcaatttccctTTCTTGTGGATTGACGCCATATAAAAACTGCTGCACCAAAGcgaattttcacttttcttttgccaCCATATTTTTTTCATCAGTGATCACTTTCTTTAACCgtcatttcttttattaccgCTAATAAATAATCTCTTGACTTGACCCAAGTAAAGCTagagtagtaaaaaaaaaaaaagcactatccagaaaaaaataagattaaaaagcaaaaaaaaggaaagaacttcCTGAAGAAGGGAATACGATAAGATTTGATTGACACGACACCGAATCTTTAAGTCTAAAtacgaagaaaaaaattacgatCTTCAAAAGACAAACAGGCCACAAAACCAGTAGCAGCACACTCAAAGGGAGAAACTTGGAACCAGAGCTGCCATAAATAATCCGTAGTTGAGGAGTACAGAGCATATGGGAAACGAAGCGGCATTTGATCTTCTCTCCCAAGACGATCTCTCCTTGCCGCCCCTGTTCGACGAGGGTGAAGACAGTAGGGATCAGAAGACGGTGACCCATCAAGCGACGGACTCTGAGTATGCCCAGGGGTTGCTGTTTCAGGAGGTTTTAGAGGTCTCCTGGGTGATGAGCATGAATCCTGCGGAAAGAAATACTGAGTCGTCTTCCTCGTCTGTGGTGGTCGTGACCGAGGCAAACCCAGAAAGAAGTCAGGTGAAAATCATGGACCCGGTCGAGACGGGTGTTCGAAAAGATGGCGGCGAGTCGTCGGAGAGGTTCTGCGAGATTTGTGCGGAGAGGAAAGAGGCCAAAGAGATGTTCGGGAACAGGACCGTGTGTTCTCACGTATTCTGCTCTCTCTGCGTAACCAGGCATGTGGAGACCAAAGTCCGGGACAACGTCACCGCCATCAGATGCCCGGGAATGGAGTGCGAGGGCGTCCTGCAGATTGATTCCTGCAGGCAAATCCTTCCCGAGAATGTCCTCTGCATGTGG
This sequence is a window from Rhodamnia argentea isolate NSW1041297 chromosome 3, ASM2092103v1, whole genome shotgun sequence. Protein-coding genes within it:
- the LOC115732690 gene encoding E3 ubiquitin-protein ligase RSL1-like, with the protein product MGNEAAFDLLSQDDLSLPPLFDEGEDSRDQKTVTHQATDSEYAQGLLFQEVLEVSWVMSMNPAERNTESSSSSVVVVTEANPERSQVKIMDPVETGVRKDGGESSERFCEICAERKEAKEMFGNRTVCSHVFCSLCVTRHVETKVRDNVTAIRCPGMECEGVLQIDSCRQILPENVLCMWEKSLCEAMFLESQKFYCPFKNCSALLIKDCDDEKVIRESECPYCHRLFCAECGVPWHAGVSCEEFQSLNEDERGSEDLVVRELAKEKKWGRCPKCKFYVERTQGCPHIICRCQFQFCYGCGSEWTEAHGGCARN